A region from the Canis aureus isolate CA01 chromosome 8, VMU_Caureus_v.1.0, whole genome shotgun sequence genome encodes:
- the SRRT gene encoding serrate RNA effector molecule homolog isoform X3 gives MGDSDDEYDRRRRDKFRRERSDYDRSRERDERRRGDDWNDREWDRGRERRSRGEYRDYDRNRRERFSPPRHELSPPQKRMRRDWDEHSSDPYHSGYEMPYAGGGGGPTYGPPQPWGHPDVHIMQHHVLPIQARLGSIAEIDLGVPPPVMKTFKEFLLSLDDSVDETEAVKRYNDYKLDFRRQQMQDFFLAHKDEEWFRSKYHPDEVGKRRQEARGALQNRLRVFLSLMESGWFDNLLLDIDKADAIVKMLDAAVIKMEGGTENDLRILEQEEEEEQAGKPGEPSKKEEGRAGPGLGDGERKANDKDDKKEDGKQAENDSSNDDKTKKSEGDGDKEEKKDDSEKDAKKTSKKRNRKHSGDDSFDEGSVSESESESESGQAEEEKEESEEALKEKEKPKEEDREKPKDTPGLECKPRPLHKTCSLFMRNIAPNISRAEIISLCKRYPGFMRVALSEPQPERRFFRRGWVTFDRSVNIKEICWNLQNIRLRECELSPGVNRDLTRRVRNINGITQHKQIVRNDIKLAAKLIHTLDDRTQLWASEPGTPPLPTSLPSQNPILKNITDYLIEEVSAEEEELLGSSGGAPPEEPPKEGNPAEINVERDEKLIKVLDKLLLYLRIVHSLDYYNTCEYPNEDEMPNRCGIIHVRGPMPPNRISHGEVLEWQKTFEEKLTPLLSVRESLSEEEAQKMGRKDPEQEVEKFVTSNTQELGKDKWLCPLSGKKFKGPEFVRKHIFNKHAEKIEEVKKEVAFFNNFLTDAKRPALPEIKPAQPPGPAQILPPGLTPGLPYPHQTPQGLMPYGQPRPPILGYGAGAVRPAVPTGGPPYPHAPYGAGRGNYDAFRGQGYPGKPRNRMVRGDPRAIVEYRDLDAPDDVDFF, from the exons AGAGTGGGACCGTGGCCGGGAGCGCCGCAGTCGGGGTGAATATCGGGACTATGACCGGAATCGGCGAGAGCGCTTTTCTCCTCCGCGCCATGAGCTCAGTCCCCCACAGAAGCGCATGAGGCGAGACTG GGATGAGCACAGCTCTGACCCATACCACAGTGGCTATGAGATGCCCTatgctggggggggtgggggccctACTTATGGCCCCCCTCAGCCCTGGGGCCACCCAGACGTCCACATCATGCAGCACCATGTTCTGCCTATCCAGGCCAG GCTGGGCAGCATCGCAGAGATTGACTTGGGTGTGCCACCACCGGTGATGAAGACCTTCAAGGAATTTCTTCTGTCATTGGATGACTCTGTGGATGAGACAGAGGCTGTAAAGCGCTATAATGACTATAAGCTGGATTTTCGAAGGCAGCAGatgcaggatttctttttggcTCATAAAGATGAGGAGTG GTTTCGGTCTAAGTACCACCCAGATGAGGTGGGGAAGCGTCGGCAGGAGGCCCGGGGGGCCCTGCAAAACCGACTGAGGGTATTCCTGTCCCTTATGGAGAGTGGCTGGTTTGATAATCTTCTCCTGGACATAGACAAAGCTGATGCCATCGTCAAGATGCTGGATGCAG CTGTGATTAAgatggaaggagggacagagaatgATCTGCGCAtcctggagcaggaggaggaggaggagcaggcaggaAAGCCTGGAGAGCCCAGTAAGAAAGAGGAAGGCCGGGCTGGACCAGGCCTGGGGGATGGAGAGCGCAAGGCCAATGATAAGGATGACAAGAAAGAAGACGGCAAACAG GCTGAAAATGACAGTTCTAATGATGACAAAACTAAGAAATCTGAGGGTGATGGGgacaaggaagagaagaaagatgacTCTGAGAAAGATGCCAAAAAG ACTAGCAAGAAGCGGAACAGGAAGCACAGTGGTGATGACAGCTTTGATGAAGGCAGCGTGTCAGAGTCCGAGTCAGAGTCAGAGAGTGGCCAAgctgaggaagagaaggaggagtcTG AAGAGGCactaaaagaaaaggagaagcccaaagaagaagacagagagaagccTAAGGACACTCCTGGGTTGGAATGTAAACCTCGGCCCCTCCATAAGACTTGCTCCCTCTTTATGCGCAACATCGCACCCAACATCTCTCGAGCCGAGATCATTTCT CTTTGTAAAAGATACCCAGGCTTCATGCGTGTGGCACTGTCAGAGCCCCAGCCTGAGAGGAG GTTTTTCCGCCGTGGCTGGGTCACCTTTGACCGCAGTGTTAACATCAAAGAGATCTGTTGGAACTTGCAGAATATCCGA CTCCGGGAGTGTGAGCTGAGCCCTGGTGTGAACAGAGACCTGACCCGTCGAGTCCGCAACATCAATGGCATCACCCAGCACAAGCAGATAGTGCGCAACGACATCAAACTGGCCGCCAAGCTGATCCACACGCTGGATGACAGGACCCAGCTCTGGGCCTCTGAGCCTGGGACACCTCCTCTGCCAACA AGTCTGCCCTCCCAGAACCCAATCTTGAAGAATATCACTGACTATCTGATTGAAGAAGTGAGtgcggaggaggaggagctgctggGGAGCAGTGGGGGGGCTCCCCCTGAGGAACCCCCTAAGGAAGGGAACCCAGCAGAGATCAATGTGGAGCGAGATGAAAAACtgatcaag gTTTTGGACAAACTCCTTCTCTATTTGCGCATTGTGCATTCCTTGGATTATTATAACACTTGCGAATACCCCAATGAGGATGAAATGCCCAACCGATGTGGCATCATCCATGTTCGGGGGCCTATGCCGCCCAACCGCATCAGTCATGGAGAAG TGCTAGAGTGGCAGAAGACGTTtgaggagaagctgactccattGCTGAGTGTACGGGAATCTCTTTCCGAGGAAGAGGCTCAGAAGATGGGTCGCAAAGACCCTGAGCAGGAAGTGGAAAAGTTTGTCACCTCTAACACCCAGGAACTGGGCAAGGATAAGTGGCTATGCCCTCTCAGTGGCAAGAAATTCAAG GGCCCTGAGTTTGTACGCAAACATATCTTCAACAAGCATGCAGAGAAGATTGAGGAAGTGAAGAAGGAAGTGGCATTTTTTAACAACTTTCTCACTGATGCCAAGCGCCCAGCTCTGCCTGAGATCAAGCCAGCCCAGCCACCTGGCCCTGCCCAGA TACTCCCCCCAGGCCTGACCCCGGGACTCCCCTACCCGCACCAGACTCCCCAGGGCCTGATGCCCTATGGTCAGCCCCGGCCCCCCATCTTGGGGTATGGAG CTGGTGCTGTACGCCCTGCAGTCCCCACGGGAGGGCCTCCATACCCTCATGCCCCCTATGGTGCTGGCCGAGGGAACTATGATGCCTTCCGAGGTCAAGGTTATCCTGGGAAGCCTCGGAATAG GATGGTCCGAGGAGACCCACGGGCCATCGTGGAATACCGTGACCTGGATGCTCCAGATGATGTGGACTTCTTTTGA